The Verrucomicrobiota bacterium JB022 genome has a window encoding:
- a CDS encoding UDP-N-acetylglucosamine--N-acetylmuramyl-(pentapeptide) pyrophosphoryl-undecaprenol N-acetylglucosamine transferase, producing MAKAYIVCGGTGGHLAPGIALAQRWRARGHSCRLVVSNKDVDSRLAKHYPDFDFLRAPGRPFSWNPLRLTRCLWAYTRAFVIAATLLKRDRPDVVISFGGFLGLPWALMAKMWEIPLVLHEANRVPGKATRMLSAFACRVYLPAGVRHPRVPNHLVRPLGLPLREEVQHIKKAEVRERWGIPIGVKLVVVLGGSQGATSLNDWVEEHRHTLINEGIWVICVTGPNKGEARTADYDSPEGFKVRFQWIPFTDKMAELLSVADIAITRAGAGTLAELVRCLTPSILIPYPHAADNHQAANAKYLEQRGGGIVVPQNKLDTLLTEALDLVFNDWLLGRMRENLRLLASDDAGLTMVQDIEFILSARQVEQATASTGSAT from the coding sequence TATGCGGAGGCACTGGCGGACACCTGGCCCCGGGCATCGCGCTGGCGCAGCGTTGGAGGGCTCGCGGGCATAGCTGCCGTCTCGTCGTGAGCAACAAGGATGTCGACAGCCGGCTGGCCAAGCACTATCCGGATTTCGATTTCCTGCGCGCCCCCGGTCGCCCGTTTTCGTGGAACCCCTTGCGCCTGACGCGCTGCCTGTGGGCCTACACACGAGCCTTCGTCATTGCGGCTACGCTGCTCAAGCGCGACCGGCCCGATGTGGTGATCAGCTTTGGCGGCTTTCTGGGCCTGCCCTGGGCGCTGATGGCCAAGATGTGGGAGATCCCGCTGGTGCTGCACGAGGCCAACCGCGTGCCCGGGAAAGCCACCCGGATGCTTTCCGCCTTTGCCTGCCGCGTCTACCTGCCTGCCGGCGTGCGTCACCCGCGCGTGCCCAACCACCTGGTGCGCCCGCTGGGTCTGCCGTTGCGCGAAGAAGTGCAGCACATCAAAAAGGCGGAAGTGCGCGAGCGCTGGGGCATCCCGATCGGCGTCAAGCTGGTCGTCGTGCTCGGCGGCAGCCAGGGCGCGACCTCTCTCAACGACTGGGTGGAGGAGCACCGACACACCCTTATCAACGAAGGTATCTGGGTCATCTGCGTTACGGGCCCCAACAAGGGCGAAGCGCGCACGGCCGATTACGACTCGCCGGAGGGTTTCAAGGTCCGCTTCCAGTGGATCCCGTTTACGGACAAGATGGCGGAGCTGCTCTCGGTGGCCGACATCGCGATCACACGCGCCGGGGCTGGCACGTTGGCCGAGCTGGTGCGCTGCCTCACGCCCTCGATCCTGATCCCTTACCCGCACGCGGCGGACAACCACCAGGCGGCCAACGCCAAGTATCTGGAGCAGCGCGGCGGCGGCATCGTCGTCCCGCAAAACAAGCTCGATACCCTGCTGACGGAGGCGCTCGACCTTGTCTTCAACGACTGGCTGCTCGGGCGCATGCGCGAAAATCTGCGCCTGCTCGCCAGCGACGATGCGGGCCTCACGATGGTGCAAGATATCGAATTCATCCTCTCCGCCCGGCAGGTGGAGCAGGCCACGGCTTCTACCGGCTCTGCCACATGA
- a CDS encoding D-alanine--D-alanine ligase, whose translation MTSNLSQSQPRITVLHGGTSDEREVSLVSGRAVADALRGLYEVDLVDWRADTLPEGLDPKQTVIFPALHGGAGEDGRLQAQLEAQGFAYVGSDAASSALCMDKQRTKETVSRVGVPIAAGVAWHTNEGLDLADTLARLGPKLVIKPRFGGSSIGLVMVSNLVELQEAVETLPAGDYVIEERIAGRELSIGVLNGEPLVVVEIVPRSGVYDYQSKYTAGATEYRYPAELSAPVTQRVRALAKAAFHSCHCRDVARVDFLLREDQPYFLEVNTLPGLTPTSLLPKSAAAHLGLDFPTLVNRLLQPALLRFSRQGSAE comes from the coding sequence ATGACCTCCAACCTTTCCCAGTCGCAGCCCCGCATCACCGTCCTCCACGGCGGCACTTCCGACGAGCGAGAAGTCTCCCTTGTTTCGGGCCGTGCTGTGGCCGACGCCCTGCGCGGGCTCTACGAGGTGGATCTGGTCGACTGGCGCGCTGATACGTTGCCGGAAGGGCTCGACCCCAAGCAGACCGTGATTTTCCCGGCCTTGCATGGTGGGGCAGGGGAAGACGGGCGCCTGCAGGCTCAGTTGGAGGCGCAAGGTTTTGCCTACGTGGGTAGCGACGCGGCTTCCAGCGCCTTGTGCATGGACAAGCAGCGCACCAAGGAGACGGTTTCGCGCGTAGGTGTGCCGATTGCCGCCGGCGTCGCCTGGCACACCAACGAAGGCCTCGACTTGGCCGACACGCTCGCCCGCCTCGGGCCAAAGCTCGTGATCAAGCCCCGCTTTGGCGGCAGCAGCATCGGGCTGGTGATGGTCAGCAACCTGGTCGAGCTGCAAGAGGCGGTCGAAACCCTGCCGGCGGGCGATTACGTGATCGAGGAGCGCATTGCCGGGCGCGAGCTTTCCATCGGCGTCCTGAACGGCGAACCGCTGGTGGTGGTCGAGATCGTGCCCCGCAGCGGCGTGTATGACTACCAGAGCAAATATACCGCCGGCGCCACCGAATACCGCTACCCGGCCGAGCTATCGGCCCCCGTTACGCAGCGCGTCCGCGCCTTGGCCAAGGCGGCCTTCCACTCGTGCCACTGTCGCGATGTCGCGCGGGTAGACTTCCTCCTGCGCGAAGATCAGCCCTACTTCCTGGAGGTCAACACCTTGCCGGGCCTCACGCCCACCAGCCTGCTGCCCAAGAGTGCCGCCGCGCACCTCGGCCTCGATTTTCCGACTCTCGTCAACCGTCTCCTGCAACCCGCGCTGCTGCGTTTTTCGCGGCAGGGCTCTGCCGAATAA